In Nisaea acidiphila, the DNA window ACGAGGCGGTGGACGGCATCGCCCGGATCACGCTGAACCGTCCGGAAGCCGGGCACGCGGTCAACCTGGCGCTCGCGCACGAGCTTCTGGAAGCCTCGATCAATGCAAGCGAGGACCCGGACGTGCGCGCCGTGATCCTCGATGCGAGCGGGACCGTGTTCGGTTTTGGGGGGGACCTCAAGTATTTCGAATCCCAGAGCGACCGGATCGGCGCCTGCCTGAAGGAAACCACGGCCTATTTCCATGCCGCGGTCTCCCGCCTGCACCGGTTGAACTCGCCGGTCGTGGTTGCCGTCCAGGGCATGGCCGCCGGGGCCGGGTTCAGCCTCTCGCTGATCGGGGATATCGTGCTGGCGGCGAAATCCGCCCAGTTCAAGATGGCCTATACCGCGGCAGGGCTCTCGCCGGACGGCAGTTCGAGTTATTTCCTGCCCCGGGTTATCGGCATGCGCCGTGCCCAGGAGCTGATGCTGACCAACCGGACGCTCAGCGCCGAGGAAGCGCAGGACTGGGGGATCGTCACCCGGGTGGTCGAGGATGACGACTTGGCCGAGGAGGTCACCAAGCTTGCCGCGAAATTCGCTGTCGGCCCGACCCGTGCCTATGGCGGTGTGAAGAGATTGCTCGCTTCCAGCTTCCAGCAATCGGTCGAAGCGCAAATGGAGGACGAGACCCGCACAATTGCGGAACTTGCTCAGACAGAAGACGGCCGGGAGGGCCTCGACGCCTTCCTCAACAAGCGCAAACCGGACTTCAAGGGACGCTGATACCGGAATCCGGAAATGAAAAACGGGCTCCGTTTCCGGAACCCGTTTTCAAGGGAGGGGGATTGTAAGGCTTTGGTGCGGGCTCGTCAGGCAACGATGGCGAGAACCAGCGTAAAGACGCCGATCGCGGCCATGTGGGACAAACCGACATAGTGGAAACTCGTCATCGCAACCTCCTCGGTGGTTAGAGGCATCGAGCCCTTTGCTCTTTCGCCATTGCTGAAAAGACAGATAAGCGATCTACCGACGGGCGAGTAATCGAGAAATCTCAGGGTTGGTATGCGCTTGAGGCATGGCGATTGGCATGGTGTGGCCGTCTCGCGGGTAACTGTTCTGGAGTCCTTAGCTGGGCGGCTGTCTCCTGCGAGAATCGAAACGGACATCATTGCGCGAGTGCCAAGACAAGAATTGACCGCATAACGGAGGGGGCTCCCAGAGCTTAACGGGCGAACAAGATCGGGAAGTTTACCCGAACCTGTTGGGGCCTCGAGCCGAGGAAGCCCAGCCTAAGTCATCCCCGAACTGCCAGGGCCGCATACAGAAGCGCCATGGGGCCATAAAGCTCCGGCTTGTCAGAAAGAAAGCAACTCGCACTGTGACAAACAAAAAGCCCGGAGTAGATAGCGCGGTGGCAGAAGGCCAGTACCATCAAACTCTGCAGCTTAATTCTAAGTCTCTTAAACCGCTCCAGCATCGTGGTTCCTCTCAAGATGTAGAGCCAGGGCCTGGCAAGTGTTGTGGTCAGTCGACTGGGTAGTGAACAGCGTCTAGATCTGATGCCATTCTCGTTCGTTGTGAGTGCTGCGGACAGGAAACGCGTCCTAAGCTTCGGAAACGCAGAAACGCCTGCGGAAACGAGAACCGGGCATGGGAAACGCGATGCGGCTTTTAGGACGGTCGGAATGGTCAGCGGAAGTAGGGGGCAGGTGTCGGCGTCAATCGGCCCGCACGGGTCTGTCGTTCACTCCTCTGCCCAACTGTTCTGATCAGTGATTGGCTGTGCTAGGGCGAGTGACTTACTCTACGGATGAAGCGTCTAAGCTGGGGGCCGAAGATGACGAATCCAAAATGCAGGATACCCGACGTATTCCGACGTTACGATCTCGCCGAAGTCGTAGAGCTTTGTAAGCGTCTCGGTTACGGCAATGATTTTGTAGCGTGGACTGAAAAGGACCTGGATGAGACCGGTCTAGGGGCTAAGAATGTACGAAACCTCATTGCGTATAAATCTTCGAAAATTGATTTGATAGATACTGTTGCCCGCGTCTTCGGGAGCAACTTCATTGATGAGAAAGAATGGGTATCTGTAGTAAAAAGTGCGCATGAAAAATATAAAAAGAAGTATGCTTACTTAAATCAGAGCGTAGGTAATTTGATTCCCGAGATTGCGCCCTTTGAGTTGCATTCTCCAAATCCCGTAACGCACTTAAGATCCGAAGGTGATTGGATTTATGCGTTGGCGCGAAAAAATGGTGAAGTTTTTGATGGTTCAAAACAGTGGGATTTATTAGTGGGGCATTTCACTATTAGCGACTTGAAAATTCAGCATGCAAAAAATTATTGGTATAATAATAAAGAAAATAAATTACTACACAATGCATCTTGGTTTTCTATCGATTTTGCGGAAGGTCATGATTGTTTGTTCATAATGTATTCATCTAATAATTACATCAGTAGTAGAGATAACAGCCGGGTTGGGATTATCAGAGCCCGGGATACAAAGCAGAAGCCATTTATGGGAATATCTTCTTTGTCTGGTGAGTTTTGGGACCTTAACACAGCAAGTAACACAGATTGCGGGGAGTTTTATGCTGAAAAAATCCCGGAAATCAAAGATGAGGAATTCTTAGATAGAGGTATTGAGTTCGCGGCTAGGGTGCCAAAGCGTATGGATGCGTTCAAGAGAAGCGGTCTGTAAAATAGGCGCACACCTTTTGGGATGTGTAGATTAGGCCGTATCGATGAGCTCCAGCCACTCCTCTTCGGTGAGGATAGCAACTCCGAGCTCCTCGGCCTTGCGCGCCTTGGAGCCAGCGTCGGCCCCGACGATCACATAGTCTGTCTTCTTGGACACGGAGCCCGCGACTTTGGCGCCGAGCGATTCCGCTTTTGCCTTCGCCTCGTTCCGGCTGACAGAGGTGAGGGTGCCGGTGAAG includes these proteins:
- a CDS encoding enoyl-CoA hydratase/isomerase family protein, which translates into the protein MAYETILYEAVDGIARITLNRPEAGHAVNLALAHELLEASINASEDPDVRAVILDASGTVFGFGGDLKYFESQSDRIGACLKETTAYFHAAVSRLHRLNSPVVVAVQGMAAGAGFSLSLIGDIVLAAKSAQFKMAYTAAGLSPDGSSSYFLPRVIGMRRAQELMLTNRTLSAEEAQDWGIVTRVVEDDDLAEEVTKLAAKFAVGPTRAYGGVKRLLASSFQQSVEAQMEDETRTIAELAQTEDGREGLDAFLNKRKPDFKGR